In Candidatus Methanoperedens sp., one genomic interval encodes:
- a CDS encoding MgtC/SapB family protein encodes MVDLVSQSLTNIDIEFFQKLALASLIGILIGIEREHRRPEGEELIAGVRSFTIACIAGMISSYLAQIVNSGVLLISLGFFAAIAVIYVYVKNVTLKQAGITGPIALYCTFLLGILITYNLYLIAIVGGVLITLLLAEKRPLHSFATNLTDDEILSAVRFLAVIFILYPITPNELFMGVINPRWILLIVIIVSTISFICFIIMKKMGTSFGIPLSGLLGGLVNSEATTGALAAIAKKKNLLVESCYVGIILSNAAMLIRNLVITLIVDPSGRVFWLMAPAQLAITAVSVAAVIKSRDDIHANETIKLESPFALSSAIKFGFGFAALSIVSRFANMWAGVAGIYATALGGFISSAVVTASATALAVSGVIPFSTAALTAVLASIISTGNKMLLVRWSGPAELAGLTRKTFPGFIVIGTIILIAWGIFITYI; translated from the coding sequence ATGGTTGACCTGGTATCACAGTCCCTCACCAACATAGACATCGAATTTTTCCAGAAATTGGCTCTTGCATCCCTCATCGGCATCCTCATCGGCATAGAAAGAGAGCACAGGCGCCCTGAAGGCGAAGAGCTGATAGCAGGTGTTCGCTCGTTTACCATAGCATGCATCGCTGGGATGATCTCTTCGTATTTGGCGCAGATCGTGAATTCCGGCGTTTTACTTATCTCCCTTGGATTTTTTGCGGCAATAGCTGTGATTTACGTATATGTAAAAAATGTTACTTTAAAGCAGGCCGGTATAACAGGCCCGATTGCGCTTTACTGCACATTTCTCCTCGGCATTTTGATAACCTACAACCTGTATCTTATCGCTATAGTGGGCGGGGTTTTGATAACCCTTCTGCTTGCTGAAAAACGCCCGCTTCATTCATTTGCCACAAACCTCACAGATGATGAGATCCTGAGCGCTGTGCGTTTTCTTGCGGTCATTTTCATACTTTACCCAATAACTCCCAATGAGCTTTTCATGGGCGTAATTAATCCGCGATGGATACTCCTAATCGTAATCATTGTCTCGACCATCAGTTTCATCTGTTTCATAATAATGAAAAAAATGGGGACGAGCTTCGGTATACCACTCTCAGGGCTTCTGGGGGGTCTCGTGAACAGCGAAGCAACTACAGGAGCACTCGCAGCAATTGCTAAAAAAAAGAACTTGTTGGTGGAATCATGCTATGTCGGGATCATCCTTTCAAATGCAGCAATGCTGATACGCAATCTTGTCATAACGCTCATAGTTGACCCAAGCGGCAGGGTATTCTGGCTGATGGCACCGGCGCAGCTGGCAATTACAGCCGTTTCGGTCGCAGCGGTAATAAAATCAAGGGACGATATACATGCAAACGAGACCATCAAACTGGAATCACCTTTTGCCCTGTCTTCAGCCATAAAATTCGGCTTCGGCTTTGCGGCATTATCTATAGTTTCAAGATTCGCCAATATGTGGGCCGGGGTTGCCGGCATTTATGCCACCGCACTTGGAGGGTTTATCAGCAGCGCTGTAGTGACAGCGTCTGCCACCGCACTGGCTGTAAGCGGGGTTATTCCTTTCAGCACGGCGGCGCTGACCGCGGTGCTTGCAAGCATAATAAGCACAGGAAACAAGATGCTGCTGGTGAGATGGTCAGGTCCGGCGGAGCTTGCCGG